The following coding sequences lie in one Enterococcus sp. 9E7_DIV0242 genomic window:
- a CDS encoding GNAT family N-acetyltransferase: MEIRKAEWIDSDTVVGMLKDTALWLNEQGSSQWADVLEGTDKHDLLGAIKKGDVYLFTVVQQVVGIAAVWNTPTDWDKELWQSLDFPERSYYIHRLIVHPAYRGKSYGSQMLTILKSHFSDIADELRLDCISTNPKLISLYSRNGFTNKGTVKESKGGEFELFSYQINQQKNN, translated from the coding sequence ATGGAGATAAGAAAAGCAGAATGGATAGATAGTGATACGGTAGTAGGGATGCTTAAAGATACAGCACTATGGCTCAACGAACAAGGCAGTAGTCAATGGGCAGATGTATTGGAAGGAACAGATAAGCATGATTTGTTAGGTGCTATCAAAAAAGGAGATGTGTATCTATTTACGGTTGTGCAACAAGTTGTTGGAATAGCAGCTGTTTGGAATACGCCGACAGATTGGGATAAAGAGCTGTGGCAATCATTGGATTTTCCAGAACGTAGCTATTATATTCATCGTCTAATTGTTCATCCAGCCTACCGAGGAAAAAGTTATGGTAGTCAGATGCTGACAATATTAAAAAGCCATTTTTCTGATATAGCAGATGAATTACGTCTGGACTGCATTTCGACTAATCCCAAACTGATCTCATTATATAGTAGAAATGGCTTCACAAATAAAGGGACAGTAAAGGAAAGTAAAGGAGGAGAATTCGAGCTGTTTTCATATCAAATAAACCAGCAAAAAAATAATTGA
- a CDS encoding CvfD/Ygs/GSP13 family RNA-binding post-transcriptional regulator: MEYKIGMIIEGTVTGLQPYGAFVSLGDSMQGLIHVSEIQVGYTKNINSILNIGDKVNVQVIDIDEYSKKVSLSLRTLKSIPQPSGYRRKKYFTNKNKKIGFASLEKKLPQWILAALDDLSLK, from the coding sequence ATGGAATACAAAATTGGAATGATCATAGAAGGAACAGTGACTGGTTTGCAGCCATACGGAGCATTTGTTTCTTTGGGAGATAGTATGCAAGGTCTGATCCATGTATCTGAAATTCAAGTAGGATACACTAAAAACATCAATAGTATATTGAACATAGGAGATAAGGTAAATGTACAAGTCATTGACATTGATGAATATTCTAAAAAAGTCAGTCTATCTCTTAGAACGCTAAAGAGTATTCCTCAACCTAGTGGGTACAGAAGAAAAAAATATTTTACCAACAAAAATAAAAAAATTGGCTTTGCTAGTTTAGAAAAAAAACTACCTCAATGGATACTGGCTGCTTTAGATGATTTAAGTCTGAAATAA
- a CDS encoding MalY/PatB family protein, translating to MVNFDHVYDRKETNSVKWDAVQQMYKENDLLPLWVADMDFKVHQPILDAMSEYIAQGILGYSIIPDSLYNAIQEWQKRRHHYIVEKEAILFNSGVVPSVALAIQAYTQPGDSVMIHDPVYHPFAKVIQANHREVVRSPLYVENGNFLIDFDEMEKLLKSEEVKLFILCNPHNPGGRVWQKQELVRIGNLCKKYNVLVISDEIHQDLVFPPAVFTTFTNADPSFKDFSIILTAATKTFNLAGIKNSMIFIHDPVLRKQFKTTQEMNQQNEINTLGLIGTEAAYNSGDEWLNELLSYLKDNIEEVEKFLTMNLPKVQMMKPEGTYLVWLDFSNYQLSDKQLENNLLHKGKVVMNTGISFGPSGSQHMRLNIACPRATLLEGLQRIHSSFEN from the coding sequence ATGGTTAATTTCGATCATGTATACGATAGAAAAGAGACAAATTCTGTAAAGTGGGACGCTGTCCAACAGATGTACAAAGAAAATGATTTGCTTCCTTTATGGGTTGCAGATATGGATTTTAAGGTTCATCAACCAATTTTAGATGCAATGTCTGAGTATATCGCTCAAGGTATTCTGGGTTATAGCATTATACCAGACAGTCTGTATAATGCTATTCAAGAATGGCAAAAGAGAAGACATCATTATATAGTAGAAAAAGAAGCTATTTTGTTCAATAGCGGTGTTGTTCCAAGTGTTGCATTAGCGATACAAGCCTACACACAGCCTGGTGATTCTGTCATGATTCATGATCCCGTCTACCATCCTTTTGCAAAAGTGATACAGGCAAATCATCGAGAGGTTGTTCGTAGTCCTTTGTACGTAGAGAACGGAAATTTTTTGATTGATTTTGATGAAATGGAGAAATTGCTGAAAAGCGAGGAAGTAAAACTCTTTATTCTTTGTAATCCTCACAATCCTGGCGGTCGTGTTTGGCAAAAACAGGAATTGGTTCGTATCGGTAATCTATGTAAAAAGTACAATGTACTTGTGATTAGTGATGAAATTCATCAGGATTTGGTCTTTCCTCCAGCCGTATTTACGACATTTACAAATGCAGATCCATCATTCAAGGATTTTTCAATTATTTTGACAGCTGCAACAAAAACATTTAATCTTGCCGGAATAAAAAACTCCATGATTTTTATTCACGATCCTGTCTTGAGAAAGCAATTCAAAACTACTCAAGAAATGAATCAGCAAAATGAAATAAATACACTAGGCTTGATAGGAACCGAAGCAGCCTACAACTCAGGTGACGAATGGCTCAATGAACTCCTTAGCTATCTTAAAGATAACATAGAAGAAGTGGAGAAATTTTTGACTATGAATTTGCCGAAAGTCCAAATGATGAAACCAGAAGGAACGTACTTAGTTTGGCTAGATTTTTCCAATTATCAATTATCTGACAAACAGTTGGAAAACAACCTGCTTCACAAAGGAAAAGTCGTGATGAACACAGGAATTTCTTTTGGCCCTTCCGGAAGTCAACATATGCGTCTGAATATTGCTTGCCCTCGAGCAACATTGCTTGAAGGTCTTCAAAGAATTCACTCATCTTTTGAGAATTAA
- a CDS encoding peptidylprolyl isomerase, whose amino-acid sequence MSEFPQLNLEEVNGPKATIKTNRGDIKVQLFPEQAPKTVQNFVELAKKGYYDGVIFHRVIPDFMIQGGDPTGTGMGGESIYGEKFEDEFSKDVFNLRGALSMANAGPNTNGSQFFIVNKLDVPANMLGQLEGAGFPAEIIEAYKGGGTPWLDFRHTVFGHVIEGLEIVDEIAGVQRDAQDRPTFDVVIDGVEITE is encoded by the coding sequence GTGAGTGAATTTCCACAGTTAAATTTAGAAGAAGTAAACGGACCTAAAGCAACAATTAAAACTAATCGGGGCGATATCAAGGTTCAGCTTTTCCCGGAGCAGGCACCAAAAACTGTTCAAAACTTTGTTGAGCTTGCGAAAAAAGGCTATTATGACGGGGTGATTTTTCACCGTGTGATTCCTGATTTCATGATTCAAGGGGGAGACCCTACTGGAACAGGCATGGGTGGAGAGAGTATCTATGGAGAAAAATTTGAAGATGAATTCTCGAAGGATGTCTTCAACCTTAGAGGTGCCCTTTCAATGGCCAATGCTGGTCCTAATACAAACGGAAGCCAATTCTTTATTGTCAACAAGCTAGATGTTCCTGCGAACATGCTTGGGCAATTGGAAGGAGCAGGTTTTCCAGCTGAGATCATCGAAGCCTACAAAGGTGGAGGTACACCTTGGCTTGATTTCCGTCACACAGTATTTGGCCATGTGATTGAAGGATTAGAGATCGTTGATGAGATTGCTGGAGTCCAACGTGACGCACAAGATCGACCAACATTTGATGTTGTAATTGACGGAGTAGAAATTACTGAATAA
- a CDS encoding NAD(P)/FAD-dependent oxidoreductase produces the protein MSHTNELYDITIIGGGPVGLFAAFYAGMRKAKTKIIDSLPQLGGQLATLYPEKFIYDAPGYPAVKAADLVANLEEQLASFNHDILLEEEVVNLTKEENYLVLETTKGIHYSKAVIFAIGNGSFQPRRLTIDGAAQFENQNIHYYVKDMQDFADKKVVIAGGGDSAIDWALMLEKVAREVSIVHRRPEFRGHEHSVEKLKNSTVQILTPYMIEQLNIENQEFKGVQIKHTKEEDFQLLQVDSLIVNYGFTSSLGHLKDWGLDVSRHSIIVDSDMSTNIPGVYAIGDISAYKGKVKLIATGFGEAPTAVNNALHFIQPDIRTQPMHSTSLFEKSASQQVLQN, from the coding sequence ATGTCACATACAAATGAACTATACGATATAACTATTATTGGCGGTGGTCCGGTTGGACTTTTTGCCGCCTTCTATGCTGGAATGCGAAAAGCAAAAACGAAAATTATTGATAGCTTGCCTCAATTAGGCGGACAATTAGCGACACTCTATCCGGAAAAATTCATTTATGATGCTCCTGGATACCCGGCTGTCAAAGCAGCTGATCTAGTTGCCAATCTAGAAGAACAGCTAGCTTCATTCAATCATGATATTCTTTTAGAAGAAGAGGTTGTTAACCTTACAAAGGAAGAAAACTATCTAGTCTTGGAAACGACGAAAGGTATTCACTACTCAAAAGCAGTGATTTTTGCAATAGGAAACGGGTCCTTCCAGCCAAGACGCTTAACTATTGATGGAGCAGCACAGTTTGAAAATCAAAACATTCATTATTACGTAAAAGATATGCAGGACTTTGCAGATAAAAAAGTTGTGATCGCTGGTGGTGGCGACTCAGCAATTGATTGGGCCCTCATGTTGGAGAAGGTCGCTCGTGAAGTCTCAATTGTTCACCGCAGACCAGAGTTTCGTGGTCACGAGCACAGTGTGGAAAAGCTTAAAAATTCAACAGTTCAGATTTTGACACCTTACATGATCGAACAGCTCAATATTGAAAATCAAGAATTCAAAGGGGTCCAGATAAAACATACCAAGGAAGAGGACTTCCAGCTATTGCAGGTAGATTCCCTAATTGTAAACTACGGCTTCACTTCTTCACTCGGACATTTAAAAGATTGGGGGCTTGATGTTTCTCGACATTCTATTATTGTTGATTCAGATATGTCCACGAATATTCCCGGTGTCTATGCTATTGGAGACATCTCCGCTTATAAAGGAAAAGTTAAATTGATTGCTACCGGGTTTGGCGAAGCTCCGACAGCTGTTAATAACGCACTTCATTTTATTCAGCCAGATATCCGTACGCAGCCGATGCATAGTACAAGCCTGTTTGAAAAATCAGCAAGCCAACAAGTATTACAGAACTAA
- a CDS encoding DUF1450 domain-containing protein: MNPLIECCEQNLSKGNFALSEDAFIQENSDLVTYSCMNECVLCAQSFYALFEGERVTGKTPEELIEKVKVAIREWQEEMM, translated from the coding sequence ATGAATCCTCTAATTGAATGCTGTGAACAAAATTTATCAAAAGGCAATTTTGCTCTTTCAGAAGATGCATTTATCCAAGAGAACAGTGATTTAGTCACCTATTCATGTATGAATGAATGTGTCTTATGTGCTCAGAGCTTTTATGCATTATTTGAAGGCGAACGAGTTACAGGAAAGACGCCGGAAGAGCTGATAGAAAAAGTTAAAGTGGCAATACGTGAGTGGCAGGAAGAAATGATGTGA
- a CDS encoding phosphatidylglycerophosphatase A family protein codes for MVIQGDTLEQTARALLKQRGVEIKDIAELVMFLQEKYVDQLDMDTCIENVEAVLTKREVHNTIITGIQLDILAEEGKLLQPLQQILSDDEGLYGIDEILALSIVNVYGSIGFTNYGYIDKVKPGILAELNSHDGKSVHTFLDDIVGAIAASAASRLAHSQPDKSRITQ; via the coding sequence ATGGTTATTCAGGGAGATACGTTGGAACAAACAGCTCGTGCATTACTGAAGCAACGTGGAGTAGAGATTAAGGATATAGCAGAATTAGTGATGTTTCTTCAAGAGAAATATGTAGATCAGCTCGATATGGATACATGCATTGAAAATGTTGAGGCTGTACTGACGAAAAGAGAAGTTCATAACACTATCATTACGGGTATCCAATTAGATATCCTAGCTGAAGAAGGAAAACTATTGCAGCCTCTCCAACAAATCCTAAGTGATGATGAAGGATTATATGGGATTGATGAAATTTTGGCATTATCGATTGTAAATGTCTACGGTTCTATTGGCTTTACTAATTACGGCTATATCGATAAAGTAAAACCTGGCATTCTGGCAGAACTTAACTCGCACGATGGAAAATCTGTCCATACGTTTTTGGATGATATCGTAGGTGCTATTGCAGCTTCTGCCGCAAGTCGTTTGGCTCATTCCCAACCTGATAAAAGTAGAATCACGCAATAA
- a CDS encoding CPBP family intramembrane glutamic endopeptidase, producing the protein MENRFWFERRKEDFPFYDDQPQKVSVGQWLIILLFPFIGFLILTKVYVPFISMYINELLSGIILLLFSLLGLRLTVGENWELLFKKIRWKDILLVIAYVLSAIAVASIIGGIIELFNGSLTDNPAAINVNDPNAWITYLQLRFQELFQLLGEEFLAILPFLAVLHLTTVKFAWKRKTGIIVGWIVSSIVFGLLHLPTYDWNLLQCLFVIGGSRMILTLPYIQTKNIWISYFVHYFYDMLIFTVAFLS; encoded by the coding sequence ATGGAGAATCGTTTCTGGTTTGAAAGGAGGAAGGAAGATTTCCCTTTTTATGACGACCAGCCGCAAAAGGTTTCTGTAGGGCAGTGGCTAATCATTCTGTTGTTTCCCTTTATAGGATTTCTTATACTTACGAAAGTCTATGTCCCATTTATTTCCATGTATATTAATGAATTATTGAGTGGAATTATTTTGTTATTGTTTTCTTTGCTAGGCTTGCGTCTGACAGTTGGAGAAAATTGGGAATTGTTATTTAAAAAAATACGTTGGAAAGATATACTACTGGTCATTGCTTATGTGCTAAGCGCAATCGCGGTAGCTTCTATCATTGGAGGAATTATTGAACTTTTTAATGGCTCGCTGACCGACAATCCTGCGGCAATTAATGTCAACGATCCGAATGCGTGGATAACGTATTTACAGCTAAGGTTTCAGGAGTTATTCCAATTACTTGGCGAGGAATTTTTAGCAATTCTGCCTTTTTTGGCAGTCTTGCACCTTACTACGGTAAAATTTGCTTGGAAAAGAAAAACTGGCATAATTGTTGGCTGGATCGTATCATCTATTGTATTTGGGCTATTGCATCTTCCGACATATGATTGGAACTTGCTTCAATGTCTTTTTGTTATTGGCGGAAGCCGGATGATCCTTACTCTGCCATACATCCAGACAAAAAATATATGGATTTCTTATTTTGTTCACTATTTCTATGATATGCTTATTTTCACTGTTGCATTTCTAAGTTAA
- a CDS encoding glycerophosphodiester phosphodiesterase family protein, which translates to MEENRSKKRQENKKHKKNKREEKKKWAKPLMIAVAIAVCGVGAGYLFYFNLDYQKDADPSSYEGYEFSQLDFLSRKTPIAMAPVQEEINDAEVQINPKYSNIALHTEEWSNQIKELLTVPSSRPFFYLNDVFGKQTVYKVIANLASINHIERVQFPAWGEKDGNRDVKFYEGIYDSATNTWQAEIPVKEHQESGRYQTDLLITKKSGKIEQVKLGEFNVSEPTIQASIDGSRVDKGQFEVNIAVDSKSDVEKLSIPIWSKEDQSDLKWYDAVRQGANSYKVHVDYEDFSYENGLYTASAYFTGRNGLTAHSSAGTAEINMSHPVRIRVLNNTSLFQDRRLTQKIKDISANSMAYVQAVVFNSDQKVYKTNEGYVSSADIDVSEMSNDIKYVSHRGNHQEAPENSLPAFQKATAWGIETDIWLTKDKKWVVMHDGTVDRMTNGTGKISDMTLEQIRKLRIDTGSNKDLYDQSQLVVPTLEEYLTIMANKQSIPFLEIKETNVAGSDYDNLINTISQYGLLETSVVISFDYKNLVEVKKRAPQMQVQLLGEVLTDDVINKVSSLGVNAGLDIRYDGAISKVDLIVKAQAKGLAVHLWGVPQSEFKKMEALGIDNLTTDFD; encoded by the coding sequence ATGGAAGAAAATAGATCGAAAAAAAGACAAGAGAATAAGAAGCATAAAAAGAATAAGCGTGAAGAAAAAAAGAAGTGGGCTAAACCATTAATGATAGCCGTTGCGATTGCGGTATGTGGCGTAGGAGCAGGATATCTATTTTATTTTAATTTAGATTATCAGAAGGATGCAGATCCTTCGTCTTATGAAGGCTACGAGTTTTCACAATTGGATTTTCTATCACGAAAAACACCGATTGCAATGGCGCCGGTACAAGAGGAGATAAATGACGCAGAGGTTCAAATAAATCCTAAGTATAGTAATATTGCTCTACATACTGAAGAATGGAGCAATCAAATTAAAGAACTTTTAACAGTTCCCAGCAGTCGCCCGTTTTTCTATTTAAATGATGTTTTTGGAAAACAAACAGTTTATAAGGTCATTGCCAATTTAGCAAGTATCAACCATATTGAGCGCGTTCAGTTTCCAGCTTGGGGAGAAAAAGATGGTAACCGTGATGTTAAGTTTTATGAAGGGATATATGATTCTGCTACGAATACTTGGCAGGCGGAGATTCCTGTTAAAGAGCATCAGGAAAGTGGTCGGTATCAAACAGATCTTTTGATAACTAAGAAAAGTGGAAAAATCGAACAAGTAAAACTGGGAGAATTTAATGTTTCGGAACCGACTATTCAGGCATCTATAGATGGTTCCAGAGTAGACAAAGGACAGTTTGAGGTCAATATAGCTGTGGATAGTAAATCCGATGTTGAAAAGCTTTCTATACCGATTTGGTCGAAAGAAGATCAAAGTGACTTAAAATGGTATGATGCGGTAAGACAAGGAGCAAATAGCTATAAGGTTCATGTTGATTATGAGGATTTTTCCTATGAGAATGGGTTATACACAGCGTCTGCTTATTTTACAGGTAGAAATGGACTGACTGCCCATAGTTCAGCTGGAACAGCCGAAATTAATATGAGTCATCCTGTACGTATCCGAGTTTTAAACAATACTTCTTTGTTTCAAGATAGACGATTGACACAAAAAATTAAGGATATTTCCGCTAACAGCATGGCTTATGTGCAGGCTGTGGTTTTTAATTCCGACCAGAAAGTCTATAAAACAAATGAAGGATACGTATCTTCGGCAGACATTGATGTCAGCGAAATGTCGAATGACATAAAATATGTTTCTCATAGAGGAAATCATCAAGAAGCTCCGGAAAACTCTCTGCCTGCATTCCAAAAAGCAACTGCTTGGGGAATAGAAACAGATATTTGGTTAACTAAGGACAAAAAATGGGTCGTTATGCACGATGGCACAGTTGATCGAATGACCAATGGAACTGGTAAAATCAGTGATATGACACTGGAACAAATTAGAAAATTACGTATTGATACTGGTTCAAACAAAGACTTGTATGATCAGAGCCAACTTGTTGTTCCTACACTTGAAGAATACTTGACTATCATGGCGAATAAGCAAAGTATACCGTTTCTTGAAATCAAAGAAACGAATGTGGCTGGAAGTGATTATGATAATTTAATCAATACAATTAGCCAATATGGTCTTTTAGAAACATCGGTAGTTATCTCTTTTGACTATAAAAATTTAGTAGAAGTGAAGAAGCGGGCACCTCAGATGCAGGTTCAACTGTTAGGAGAAGTGCTCACAGATGATGTGATCAATAAAGTCAGTAGCTTAGGTGTCAATGCTGGGCTGGACATCAGATATGATGGTGCAATATCGAAAGTCGATTTGATCGTTAAAGCGCAGGCAAAAGGATTAGCCGTTCATTTATGGGGTGTTCCTCAAAGTGAATTCAAGAAAATGGAAGCACTCGGCATAGATAATTTAACAACTGATTTCGATTAA
- a CDS encoding phage tail tip lysozyme, with translation MLRTISGFSGVIILLFMGGILLSSSILHEADATQDLNLTQPEKNAAQIWKLLGQKNYSEEARAGILGNIDQETGGTFESDIDETEGVGYGLIQWTPRSVLLNHINQAGITGNYKELATQVEVIDWELSDSGRGYIPTQRYPYSGEEFKRLGDSRLAARVYEKNRERPRDDHPERQELAQKWFNLFSGTNFNENGSGSSSIVEVALKELGNKGGEKFWSWYGYNYRVEWCAVFVSWCGKQINSDFERFAYCPTGVNMFKESNKWLTAGEKPKPGNIIFFDWESDGISDHVGLVNKYADGVVYTVEGNSNDEVKEQRYAVNSAVIIGYGIIE, from the coding sequence ATGTTGAGAACTATTAGTGGGTTTAGTGGAGTGATCATTCTTCTTTTTATGGGAGGAATCTTGTTAAGTAGCAGTATTTTACATGAAGCTGATGCTACTCAGGATCTGAATCTGACTCAACCAGAGAAAAATGCTGCACAAATCTGGAAGCTATTGGGGCAAAAAAATTACTCAGAGGAAGCTCGAGCAGGAATTCTTGGCAATATCGATCAAGAGACAGGTGGAACATTTGAATCTGACATTGACGAAACAGAGGGTGTTGGATATGGTTTAATACAGTGGACACCGAGATCTGTTTTATTGAACCACATCAATCAAGCTGGAATTACTGGTAATTATAAGGAGTTGGCAACTCAAGTAGAAGTCATTGATTGGGAATTAAGTGATAGCGGTCGAGGATATATCCCAACTCAAAGATATCCTTATTCAGGAGAAGAATTTAAACGATTAGGAGACTCACGATTAGCTGCACGTGTGTATGAAAAGAACCGTGAGCGGCCAAGAGATGATCATCCAGAAAGGCAAGAGCTGGCTCAAAAATGGTTCAATCTATTTTCAGGAACAAATTTTAATGAGAATGGAAGCGGAAGCAGTTCGATTGTTGAAGTTGCATTGAAAGAGCTTGGAAATAAAGGTGGGGAAAAATTTTGGTCTTGGTATGGCTATAATTACCGTGTTGAATGGTGTGCAGTGTTTGTTTCTTGGTGTGGAAAGCAGATAAACAGCGACTTTGAACGATTTGCTTATTGCCCGACAGGCGTCAATATGTTTAAAGAAAGTAACAAATGGCTGACAGCTGGAGAAAAACCGAAGCCAGGAAATATTATTTTTTTTGATTGGGAATCAGATGGAATTAGTGATCATGTCGGGTTGGTAAATAAATATGCAGATGGGGTTGTTTACACTGTTGAAGGAAATAGTAACGATGAAGTAAAGGAGCAAAGATATGCAGTCAATTCAGCAGTCATTATTGGTTATGGAATAATTGAGTAA
- a CDS encoding CD3337/EF1877 family mobilome membrane protein produces the protein MNSFSIHSYASLLDTEGKWRAIGSEEMYQLINFLINSGMTVNRWIYQIVDLSLQLLLSNTVFEDTVGRVFKTAITLYHSLFDTLGAVLFLIALVIIFFIYVFKSPQESFKKMLVLFAIIGMNFVIYTNGEEYLKDINLIFDEAETLMLQGVTLPSGEQGQSENIGSEKSMQKIRDAYFDMTVRQAFAMINFGTPIYEERFDLFLYTDEQENNERAKEELLIKVKEEGKENRYMTPDGSLDKWFLSVYAWVNNLFVGVPLLLMAALKFLLKILILCVIFGLPPVSLLSLLPKFSNVLFNLLGKMMLFFFIGMFMSLVVYIFFFLMTLIDGSIIAMAGNSSLISSMLGTVNKATLILLLLKGKGKIISVITAGAITQIETATYKHRKQLFNQEKKSDSSLSAVHSFFENKDEHEKRATDFDFRDILVMNEQQGTKWLEIETETKIRNDAPKISPNRSYLDLKMKDETSLEISDNVIQKLDNTIEEQITERQQASNRNYYRVVKPQEQNEISDRNSTEEVRSQKIRIASLDESVERHSYEMEELEEKKSFYKLLEELRTC, from the coding sequence ATGAATAGTTTTTCAATACATTCGTATGCTTCCCTCCTTGACACAGAAGGAAAGTGGCGTGCAATAGGCAGCGAAGAAATGTATCAGCTTATCAATTTTTTAATTAATAGTGGAATGACTGTGAATCGTTGGATTTATCAGATTGTAGATTTGAGTCTACAGCTTCTTCTGAGCAATACGGTTTTTGAGGATACCGTTGGACGTGTCTTCAAAACAGCAATCACGTTGTATCACTCACTATTTGATACATTGGGTGCTGTACTATTTCTGATAGCATTAGTAATCATTTTTTTCATCTATGTGTTTAAGAGTCCACAGGAGTCCTTTAAAAAAATGTTGGTTTTATTTGCTATAATCGGAATGAATTTTGTTATTTATACAAATGGGGAGGAATACTTAAAGGATATAAATTTGATTTTTGATGAAGCTGAAACTTTGATGTTACAAGGAGTTACTCTTCCATCAGGAGAGCAAGGGCAATCGGAAAATATAGGTTCGGAAAAAAGTATGCAAAAAATCAGAGATGCCTATTTCGATATGACAGTGCGACAAGCTTTTGCAATGATCAATTTCGGTACACCTATTTATGAAGAAAGGTTTGATCTATTTTTATATACAGATGAACAGGAAAATAATGAGAGAGCGAAAGAAGAGCTGCTTATAAAAGTGAAGGAAGAGGGGAAAGAAAATAGATATATGACTCCTGATGGTTCACTTGATAAATGGTTTTTATCTGTTTATGCATGGGTAAACAATTTATTTGTTGGTGTTCCCTTATTGCTGATGGCTGCTTTGAAATTTTTATTGAAGATACTTATTCTATGTGTGATTTTTGGCTTACCACCAGTTAGTCTTCTTAGTCTACTCCCTAAATTTTCTAATGTCCTATTTAATCTTCTTGGGAAAATGATGTTGTTCTTTTTTATTGGTATGTTTATGTCTTTAGTAGTTTATATATTTTTCTTTCTAATGACCTTGATCGATGGCTCAATCATTGCTATGGCAGGCAACAGTTCACTAATAAGCAGTATGCTGGGAACTGTGAATAAAGCAACTCTGATTCTGCTACTCTTAAAAGGGAAGGGAAAAATTATTAGTGTAATTACTGCTGGAGCGATTACTCAGATAGAAACTGCTACTTATAAGCATAGGAAGCAATTATTCAATCAAGAAAAGAAAAGTGACTCTTCTTTATCCGCTGTACACTCTTTTTTTGAAAACAAGGATGAGCATGAAAAAAGAGCAACAGATTTTGATTTCAGAGATATTCTTGTTATGAATGAACAACAGGGAACGAAGTGGCTGGAGATAGAGACAGAGACGAAGATTAGAAATGATGCCCCAAAGATTTCCCCAAATAGATCATACTTAGATTTGAAAATGAAAGATGAGACCAGTCTGGAAATAAGTGATAACGTCATACAAAAACTGGATAATACAATAGAAGAACAAATAACTGAAAGACAACAAGCGTCGAATAGAAACTATTATAGAGTAGTAAAGCCGCAGGAGCAAAACGAGATATCCGATAGAAATAGTACGGAGGAAGTAAGATCGCAAAAAATTAGAATAGCTTCACTTGATGAGAGTGTTGAAAGACATTCTTATGAAATGGAAGAGCTAGAGGAGAAAAAATCATTTTATAAGCTGCTCGAAGAGTTAAGGACATGTTGA